Proteins encoded within one genomic window of Humulus lupulus chromosome 1, drHumLupu1.1, whole genome shotgun sequence:
- the LOC133809171 gene encoding protein ROOT PRIMORDIUM DEFECTIVE 1, whose amino-acid sequence MGLVGFVVRVSNRFFKQYQLVEGEAQIMRVLQSLRLCHLQPIFSFGPFNSSIQRRWKKPVDSAQTRLEDRTRDAQLDKVATQIRKLNVILKLHDLMSQRKRGPFVSVQIMSRWRHLVGINIGIGEFLHKVPHVFDLFTHPVRRNLCCRFTDKMLNLVNEEENVVRKGEMEAVRRVKKLLMMSVNGKLRVHALRLVRRELGLPEDFRESILSKYSKEFKLVDLEVVELVGDGDEELGLAEVEKWREKEYREKWLSEFETKYAFPISFPTGYKIESGYRDKLKNWQRLPFVKPYETKEVPRVRSCGGIERYEKRAVGILHEFLCLTVEKMVEVERLAHFQRDFSLGVNVRELLLKHPGIFYISTKGSGQRVFLREAYSKGCLVEPNRIYVARRNILHLILVGFRYTRELNAPDGRENNDNVVCGVKNDVKGDEDWIIPMLERLNHENTNDIVLKDIE is encoded by the coding sequence ATGGGTCTGGTCGGGTTTGTGGTACGTGTGTCTAATCGATTTTTCAAACAGTACCAGTTGGTCGAGGGCGAGGCTCAGATTATGAGAGTACTGCAAAGCTTGAGGCTTTGCCATTTACAACCCATTTTTTCTTTCGGACCTTTCAATTCTTCAATACAAAGGAGATGGAAAAAGCCAGTGGACTCTGCTCAGACTCGCTTAGAAGACAGAACAAGAGACGCCCAGCTGGACAAAGTCGCCACCCAAATCAGAAAGCTCAACGTCATCCTCAAGCTTCACGATCTCATGTCGCAGCGGAAGCGCGGTCCTTTTGTGTCCGTACAGATTATGTCTCGATGGAGGCATCTTGTGGGGATCAACATTGGGATTGGGGAGTTTCTTCATAAGGTCCCCCATGTGTTCGACTTATTTACTCACCCGGTAAGGCGAAACTTGTGCTGTAGGTTTACTGATAAAATGCTTAATTTGGTGAATGAGGAGGAAAATGTTGTGAGAAAGGGAGAAATGGAGGCTGTACGTCGGGTgaaaaagcttttgatgatgtcTGTGAATGGAAAACTGCGTGTTCATGCTTTGAGATTGGTTAGGAGAGAGTTGGGTTTGCCTGAGGATTTCAGGGAATCAATCCTTTCTAAGTACTCGAAAGAGTTCAAGCTTGTTGACTTGGAGGTTGTGGAATTAGTTGGTGATGGAGATGAAGAGTTGGGTTTGGCTGAAGTCGAGAAATGGAGAGAGAAAGAGTATAGAGAGAAGTGGTTGAGTGAGTTTGAGACAAAGTATGCCTTCCCCATCAGTTTCCCAACAGGGTATAAGATTGAGAGTGGGTATAGAGACAAGTTGAAGAATTGGCAAAGGCTTCCTTTTGTGAAGCCTTATGAGACGAAAGAAGTGCCTCGAGTCCGCTCTTGTGGAGGCATTGAGCGGTATGAGAAAAGAGCTGTTGGCATTCTTCATGAGTTCTTGTGTCTGACAGTGGAGAAAATGGTTGAGGTTGAAAGATTAGCACATTTCCAAAGGGATTTCTCCCTGGGTGTTAATGTCCGTGAACTGCTTTTAAAGCACCCTGGAATATTTTACATATCAACCAAAGGGAGTGGACAAAGAGTTTTTCTTAGAGAAGCATATAGTAAGGGATGTTTGGTTGAACCCAATCGAATATATGTTGCTCGGAGAAACATATTGCACCTTATATTGGTAGGGTTTCGCTATACAAGAGAATTGAATGCTCCGGATGGTAGAGAAAATAATGACAATGTAGTATGTGGAGTGAAGAATGATGTTAAAGGAGATGAAGATTGGATTATACCAATGTTAGAGAGATTGAATCATGAGAATACCAATGATATAGTCTTAAAAGACATTGAATGA